In Streptomyces paludis, the genomic stretch CGCCTCTCCGGCCTGCCCGAACGTCCTGCTCACCCAGGGCGGCGGGCCCCCGCGCCGCTACTGCTCCCGGCGGTGCGCGACCCGGGAGCGGGTGGCGGCCCACCGCCGTGCGAAGGCATAAGGCATGTTGGAAACTGTCGGAAATTTTCGGAACTTGTTTGTCTTCCGTGCCGCGCTCCGCGTGTGTAGCGTCGGCACGGACCGGTTGCCGTCCGTACGGTGCCGTCCCGGCACGCTTCCCGCACCGGCCTCGGCCATGTCACAGGAGAGTTCGTTGAAACAACCGCCCTACCTCGCCGCCGCCGACCGCTACGCCGACATGCGGTTCCAGCGCAGCGGTCACAGCGGGGTCAAGCTGCCCCAGGTCTCGCTGGGGCTGTGGCACAACTTCGGTGACACCGCGCCGCTGGAGAAGCAGCGCGCCGTGCTGCGCCGCGCGTTCGACCGGGGCGTCACCCACTTCGACCTCGCCAACAACTACGGCCCGCCCTACGGCAGCGCCGAGGCGAACTTCGGCACGCTCTACGCCCAGGACTTCCGGCCGTACCGCGACGAGCTGTTCATCTCGTCCAAGGCGGGCTACGACATGTGGCCGGGCCCGTACGGCGAGTTCGGCTCGCGCAAGCACGTACTCGCCAGCCTCGACCAGTCGCTGGAGCGGATGAAACTCGACTACGTCGACCTCTACTACTCCCACCGGTTCGACCCCGAGACCCCGCTCGAAGAGACCATGGGCGCGCTGGCCACGGCCGTGCGGCAGGGCAAGGCGCTGTACGTGGGCCTGTCCAACTACCCGACGGACCAGATGCGGCGCGGCGCGGAGATCCTCAAGGACCTCGGCGTCCCCCTGCTGATCAACCAGCACGCGTACAACATCCTGGACCGCACCATCGAGCGC encodes the following:
- a CDS encoding aldo/keto reductase, producing the protein MRFQRSGHSGVKLPQVSLGLWHNFGDTAPLEKQRAVLRRAFDRGVTHFDLANNYGPPYGSAEANFGTLYAQDFRPYRDELFISSKAGYDMWPGPYGEFGSRKHVLASLDQSLERMKLDYVDLYYSHRFDPETPLEETMGALATAVRQGKALYVGLSNYPTDQMRRGAEILKDLGVPLLINQHAYNILDRTIERSGLIAASDEVGAGVIAFSPLAQGQLTDRYLNGVPADSRMAVGHFLKRDALSDEKVALLHALNKLAGERGQTLAQLALAWVLRDPRVTSVLIGASGVEQLDQNLVVLDSPALAEDELAAIDRILADHGITTP